Proteins from a genomic interval of Ancylomarina subtilis:
- a CDS encoding YceI family protein, which produces MKRIGFFILMGLIFINKVDAEQPVKNVKAFNVQTKESKVFWTGKKVSGKHTGEISLKDGEIVLNGNKFVSANINIDMSSIICSDITNEQWNKKLIGHLKSDDFFSVEKFPESNFKTTQFTKIQNAKPDEANYTVKGILSIKGISHEITFPAKLEMRNDALWVDALLSVDRTKWDIKYGSGSFFDDLGDNMIHDMFEIKFQLVSRIN; this is translated from the coding sequence ATGAAAAGAATAGGATTTTTTATATTAATGGGCCTCATATTCATTAATAAAGTGGATGCAGAACAGCCGGTTAAGAATGTAAAAGCGTTTAACGTTCAGACAAAAGAAAGTAAGGTGTTTTGGACTGGGAAAAAAGTCTCAGGTAAACATACAGGTGAAATTTCACTTAAGGATGGTGAGATTGTTTTAAATGGGAATAAGTTTGTCAGTGCAAACATTAATATCGATATGTCTTCCATTATTTGCTCGGATATTACCAATGAACAATGGAATAAGAAACTGATAGGACATTTAAAATCTGATGATTTTTTCTCTGTTGAAAAGTTTCCGGAGTCAAATTTTAAAACAACTCAGTTTACTAAAATTCAGAATGCCAAGCCTGATGAAGCTAATTATACCGTCAAAGGGATTTTGAGTATTAAGGGAATTAGCCATGAAATTACTTTTCCTGCAAAATTGGAGATGAGGAATGATGCCCTTTGGGTTGATGCATTGCTTTCTGTTGACAGAACAAAATGGGATATTAAATATGGTTCGGGGTCATTTTTTGATGATTTAGGAGATAATATGATTCACGATATGTTCGAAATAAAATTTCAACTGGTTTCAAGAATAAATTGA
- a CDS encoding aspartate kinase, which produces MDVFKFGGASVNSAEGVMNFFKIVQSYKNESLIVVSAMGKTTNALEEIVANFFNKKNDLVLKQFNEIKTYHLDIINTLFAKTETASISKIEKLFDELSAYLQKPASLNYEFEYDQIVAYGELLSTKIISEYLKCNGINNQWIDIRRYLKTNDTFGEAKVDWALSRQLLPKAFTFQDTFMYITQGFIGGTSSNLTTTLGREGSDYTAAILANILDAEEVSIWKDVPGVMNADPKWIPEAKQLKRISYQEAIELAFFGAKVIHPKTIQPLREKSIPMYVKSFINYFDQGTLVSEASIEKTGKIPIFIQKEKQRLISIRPKDYSFVIEENLGPIFSLIAKYRLKVNLTQNSAISFSLCVDNSKNIDKLIEALKVDYEVRYNENLELITIRHYDIDSIKQMTDDRTILLEQKSRDTAQYVLESKS; this is translated from the coding sequence ATGGATGTTTTCAAATTCGGAGGAGCTTCAGTAAATTCTGCTGAAGGCGTTATGAATTTTTTCAAGATTGTACAATCGTATAAAAATGAAAGCTTAATTGTGGTTTCTGCCATGGGGAAAACCACGAACGCATTGGAAGAAATAGTCGCCAATTTTTTCAACAAAAAAAATGATTTGGTTTTAAAACAATTTAATGAAATTAAAACCTACCATCTGGATATTATAAACACCTTATTTGCAAAAACGGAAACAGCTTCAATATCCAAAATTGAAAAACTTTTCGATGAGCTTAGTGCTTATCTGCAAAAACCAGCATCGCTTAATTATGAATTCGAATACGATCAAATCGTCGCATATGGCGAACTTTTATCGACAAAGATTATATCCGAATACTTAAAATGCAATGGCATTAACAACCAATGGATTGATATCAGAAGGTATTTAAAAACAAACGACACATTCGGAGAGGCAAAAGTTGACTGGGCACTTTCACGTCAGCTACTTCCTAAAGCCTTCACATTTCAAGATACATTTATGTATATCACTCAAGGTTTTATTGGTGGGACCTCATCAAATTTAACAACAACACTGGGGCGCGAAGGCTCTGATTATACCGCCGCTATACTTGCTAATATTTTAGATGCCGAAGAAGTTTCAATTTGGAAAGATGTGCCCGGTGTGATGAATGCTGACCCCAAATGGATACCTGAAGCCAAACAACTGAAACGGATCTCTTATCAGGAAGCCATTGAACTTGCTTTTTTTGGAGCAAAGGTTATTCATCCCAAAACCATTCAGCCCTTACGGGAAAAAAGTATCCCTATGTATGTTAAATCATTCATCAATTATTTTGATCAGGGAACTTTAGTTAGTGAAGCCTCCATTGAAAAAACAGGTAAAATCCCCATATTCATTCAAAAAGAGAAACAACGTTTGATTTCAATTCGTCCCAAAGATTATTCATTTGTTATCGAAGAAAATCTCGGACCCATTTTCTCACTTATTGCAAAATACCGTTTAAAAGTAAATCTGACTCAGAATTCTGCAATTAGTTTTTCACTTTGTGTGGATAACAGCAAAAACATTGACAAATTAATTGAAGCGCTTAAGGTTGATTATGAGGTTAGATACAACGAAAACCTTGAGTTGATTACAATTCGTCACTACGATATCGATTCAATTAAACAAATGACTGATGATCGCACTATTCTTCTGGAACAGAAGAGTAGAGATACAGCTCAGTATGTATTGGAATCCAAGTCATAA
- the mfd gene encoding transcription-repair coupling factor produces MELDQIINLFKEHPARYSIQKFLDQESQTKLHLKGMQGSSLAILAASLPNDKRAQVFVLNDKEEAAYFYNDLSTLLDEEQVLYFPSSFKRSAQYESTDNSNIILRAEVLNRLLSKKNPCYIVTFPEAIAEKVISPEQLEENTLKITVGEKLSPEFIEEVLVDYKFERSDFVVEPGQYSIRGSIIDIFSFSDEYPYRIDFFGEEVDSIRLFDVENQLSKEKLNTVDIIPNIQENLNDEARISFFKFLPENSICWIKNVAFIADRINSIYEKTIEKKAYVEFGEDRISVQDYLIQGPDFIDHINAFKGLEFGQKFYFPAENIIEFNQSPQPAFNKNFDLLGQELQNNNAKALENYIFSDNSKQIERIHNIFDDKGIEVIFTDVNRTLHQGFSDADLRIACYTDHQIFDRHHKFRLKNATVHKGKETVTLKEINRLHPGDFIVHSDHGIGRFGGLQRIETNGKSQEVIRLVYKDDDILYVSLHSLHKISKYKGKDGSAPKIYKLGTGAWQKLKDKTKSKIKDIAKDLILLYSKRKAERGFQFSPDSYMQQELEASFIYEDTPDQVKATQSVKEGMESPTPMDRLVCGDVGFGKTEIAVRAAFKAVADNKQVAILVPTTILAFQHYKTFSDRLKDFPCRIDYISRMRKAKDQKEILKDLAAGQIDILIGTHRIIGKDIRFKDMGLLIVDEEQKFGVSVKEKLKQMKVNVDTLTLTATPIPRTLQFSLMGARDLSIINTPPPNRYPIVTEIHNFNEDIIREAITYEVERNGQVFFIHNRVQNIHEVEAMLHRAVPGISTIVAHGQMDGPKLEKIMLEFIRGDYDVLIATTIIESGLDIPNANTIIINNGQNFGLSELHQLRGRVGRSNKKAFCYLLTPPMESMTQEARQRLNAIESFSELGSGFNIAMQDLDIRGAGNLLGGEQSGFISDIGYETYQRILNEAMLELKETEFKDVFAEEKSQEEEEIKRFISDCQIDTDLEILFPETYIESISERIRLYRELDNLQTEEEIETFAIQLRDRFGEIPEASVELLNVVRLRWYALDLGIEKLILKSKKMVLYFVNDHQSAYYQSPQFSRVLAFVQSQTIPCKMKEARHRLSLSFENVMSIKHATEVLEKFSEPVSL; encoded by the coding sequence TTGGAATTAGATCAAATTATAAACTTATTTAAAGAGCATCCGGCTCGTTATTCAATACAGAAATTTTTAGATCAGGAATCTCAGACGAAGCTTCATTTAAAGGGAATGCAAGGCTCATCTTTAGCTATTTTAGCTGCTTCACTTCCTAATGATAAAAGGGCACAGGTTTTTGTTCTGAATGACAAGGAAGAAGCTGCTTATTTCTACAATGACCTAAGTACTTTGCTTGATGAAGAACAGGTTTTGTATTTCCCTTCTTCATTTAAGCGTTCGGCTCAATATGAAAGCACAGATAATTCAAATATTATTCTTCGTGCCGAAGTTTTAAATCGCTTGCTTTCGAAAAAGAATCCGTGTTATATTGTGACTTTCCCTGAGGCTATAGCTGAGAAAGTCATTAGCCCTGAACAGTTGGAGGAGAATACGCTTAAGATTACCGTGGGCGAAAAATTATCTCCCGAGTTTATCGAAGAGGTTCTGGTCGATTATAAATTCGAAAGGTCTGATTTTGTTGTAGAACCCGGTCAATATTCTATTCGTGGCTCCATTATCGATATTTTCTCTTTTTCTGATGAATACCCTTATCGAATTGACTTTTTTGGAGAAGAAGTGGATTCAATTCGCTTGTTCGATGTGGAAAATCAATTATCAAAAGAGAAGTTGAATACGGTTGATATTATCCCTAATATTCAAGAAAATTTGAATGATGAGGCACGTATTTCATTCTTCAAATTTTTGCCTGAAAACTCGATTTGTTGGATTAAGAATGTTGCTTTTATAGCGGATAGAATTAATTCCATTTATGAAAAGACGATTGAGAAAAAGGCCTATGTTGAGTTTGGTGAGGATCGAATTTCGGTTCAGGATTACCTAATTCAAGGGCCCGATTTTATAGATCATATTAATGCTTTTAAAGGTTTGGAATTTGGACAGAAATTCTATTTTCCGGCTGAAAATATTATTGAGTTTAATCAGAGTCCTCAGCCAGCTTTTAATAAGAATTTTGATCTGTTGGGACAGGAATTGCAGAATAACAATGCAAAAGCTCTGGAGAATTATATTTTTTCAGATAACTCCAAGCAGATTGAACGGATTCACAATATATTTGATGATAAAGGAATTGAGGTCATTTTCACTGATGTGAATCGAACCCTTCATCAGGGCTTCTCTGATGCAGACCTTAGAATTGCGTGTTATACCGATCATCAGATTTTTGACAGGCATCATAAGTTTCGTTTAAAGAATGCTACGGTTCACAAGGGCAAGGAAACCGTAACTCTAAAGGAGATTAATCGACTTCATCCGGGAGATTTTATCGTTCATTCCGATCATGGGATTGGTCGTTTTGGTGGCTTGCAGCGTATCGAAACCAATGGGAAATCACAAGAAGTGATTCGTTTGGTTTATAAGGATGATGATATTCTTTATGTGAGTTTACATTCTTTGCATAAAATATCGAAGTACAAAGGTAAGGACGGGAGTGCTCCTAAAATATATAAGTTGGGTACAGGTGCCTGGCAAAAGTTGAAAGACAAAACGAAGTCTAAGATTAAAGATATTGCTAAGGATCTGATTCTTTTGTATTCAAAGCGAAAAGCTGAACGTGGATTTCAATTCAGTCCGGATAGTTATATGCAGCAGGAACTTGAGGCTTCTTTTATTTACGAGGATACACCAGATCAGGTTAAGGCAACTCAATCGGTTAAAGAGGGCATGGAATCGCCAACCCCAATGGACCGATTGGTTTGTGGTGACGTAGGTTTTGGGAAAACCGAAATTGCAGTTCGTGCCGCCTTTAAGGCTGTGGCCGATAATAAACAAGTCGCAATTCTTGTACCGACAACCATTTTGGCTTTTCAACACTATAAAACCTTTAGCGATCGACTTAAGGATTTTCCTTGTCGAATTGATTATATCTCGCGAATGCGAAAGGCAAAAGATCAAAAAGAAATCTTGAAAGATTTGGCTGCTGGTCAGATTGATATTTTAATCGGAACGCATCGCATCATTGGTAAGGATATCCGGTTTAAGGATATGGGGCTTTTGATTGTTGATGAGGAGCAAAAATTTGGTGTATCTGTAAAAGAGAAATTGAAACAGATGAAAGTTAATGTGGATACCTTGACTTTAACGGCAACACCTATCCCACGTACCCTCCAGTTTTCACTGATGGGTGCTCGAGATTTATCGATTATCAACACACCACCGCCTAACCGGTATCCGATTGTAACTGAAATTCACAATTTTAATGAAGATATCATTCGCGAAGCCATAACTTACGAGGTGGAGCGAAATGGACAGGTCTTTTTTATTCACAACAGGGTTCAGAATATTCATGAGGTTGAAGCCATGCTGCACCGTGCTGTACCTGGAATTTCGACAATTGTTGCTCATGGGCAAATGGATGGCCCCAAGTTGGAGAAGATCATGCTGGAATTCATTCGGGGTGACTACGACGTGCTGATTGCAACAACTATAATTGAATCGGGACTTGATATCCCGAATGCGAATACCATTATAATTAACAATGGGCAGAATTTTGGCTTGAGTGAATTGCATCAATTGCGAGGTCGGGTAGGTCGATCAAACAAAAAAGCCTTTTGTTATTTGCTGACGCCACCTATGGAGTCGATGACGCAAGAAGCTCGCCAGCGATTAAATGCAATTGAAAGCTTTTCTGAGTTGGGAAGTGGGTTTAATATTGCCATGCAGGATTTGGATATTCGTGGTGCAGGTAATCTTTTAGGCGGTGAGCAAAGTGGTTTCATCTCGGATATTGGTTACGAAACTTATCAAAGAATATTGAATGAAGCTATGCTTGAACTCAAGGAAACGGAATTCAAGGATGTTTTTGCTGAAGAAAAGAGTCAGGAAGAAGAGGAAATTAAACGATTTATATCGGACTGTCAGATTGATACGGACTTGGAGATATTATTCCCTGAGACTTATATTGAGAGTATTTCTGAACGAATCCGTTTGTATAGGGAGTTGGATAATTTACAAACTGAAGAAGAAATCGAAACGTTTGCTATTCAGTTGAGAGACCGTTTTGGAGAGATACCTGAGGCATCTGTCGAATTGCTTAATGTGGTTCGTTTGAGATGGTATGCTTTAGACTTAGGAATTGAGAAACTGATTTTAAAGTCGAAGAAGATGGTTCTGTATTTTGTGAACGATCATCAATCGGCCTATTATCAATCGCCACAGTTTTCAAGAGTATTGGCTTTTGTTCAGTCTCAAACAATACCTTGTAAGATGAAAGAAGCAAGGCATCGATTAAGCTTGAGTTTTGAAAATGTGATGAGTATTAAACATGCAACGGAGGTATTGGAGAAATTCTCTGAACCTGTATCTTTATAA
- the fbp gene encoding class 1 fructose-bisphosphatase: protein MPPNKTKRIKKPNKMTEHNNVQTLNQFIIQRQAEYPNASGELSRLLHHIGIASKIVNRAVNKAGLVDVLGAHGDQNVQGEDQQKLDVFADTHFINALRGSGECAAIASEENEDIIIFDDAMGRNAKYVFCMDPLDGSSNIDVNVSIGTIFSIYQRVSKKGELPTKEDFLQEGTKQVAAGYVIYGSSTMLVYTTGNGVNGFTLDPSIGEFCLSHPNIKTPKNGKIYSINEGNYINLPGGVKKYIKYCQEKDPKTNRPYTSRYIGSLVADFHRNLLKGGIFIYPNTSANSNGKLRLLYECNPIAFIAEQAGGKATNGVERILKIKPDSIHQRVPFYTGSSAMVKKAEDFLDFFNNI, encoded by the coding sequence ATGCCACCAAACAAAACCAAACGTATTAAAAAGCCAAACAAAATGACCGAACACAACAATGTTCAAACCCTGAATCAGTTTATTATTCAGCGTCAAGCTGAATACCCCAATGCTTCAGGAGAGTTATCACGACTGCTTCATCACATTGGAATTGCTTCTAAAATTGTGAACCGAGCTGTTAATAAAGCGGGTTTAGTTGATGTTTTAGGAGCTCATGGAGATCAAAATGTACAAGGTGAAGATCAACAGAAGCTTGATGTTTTTGCAGATACTCATTTTATAAATGCTCTTAGAGGGAGTGGGGAGTGCGCTGCTATTGCTTCGGAAGAGAACGAAGATATCATCATTTTTGATGATGCAATGGGACGAAATGCAAAGTATGTTTTTTGTATGGATCCTTTGGATGGTTCTTCAAATATTGATGTCAATGTTTCTATTGGAACAATCTTTTCTATTTATCAGCGTGTAAGTAAAAAAGGGGAATTGCCAACCAAGGAAGATTTCTTACAAGAAGGGACTAAGCAGGTTGCTGCAGGTTACGTGATTTATGGATCTTCAACCATGTTGGTTTATACAACAGGAAATGGAGTAAACGGATTTACGCTTGATCCTTCAATTGGAGAATTCTGTTTGTCGCATCCTAATATTAAGACCCCAAAAAATGGAAAAATTTATTCCATTAACGAGGGGAATTATATCAACTTACCTGGCGGTGTGAAGAAATACATCAAATATTGCCAGGAAAAAGATCCAAAGACCAATCGACCTTATACATCCCGATATATTGGATCATTGGTAGCAGATTTTCATAGAAATTTACTTAAGGGTGGAATTTTCATCTATCCTAATACAAGTGCTAATAGTAATGGCAAACTACGTTTGCTTTACGAATGCAATCCAATTGCTTTTATCGCCGAACAGGCTGGAGGAAAGGCAACCAACGGGGTTGAGCGTATCTTGAAAATTAAGCCAGATTCCATTCACCAACGTGTACCTTTCTACACGGGTTCATCAGCAATGGTAAAGAAAGCCGAAGATTTTTTGGATTTCTTTAATAATATATAA